The following are from one region of the Leptospira selangorensis genome:
- a CDS encoding SpoIIE family protein phosphatase, whose translation MGLNPISWDLVLFNYYSFGSLLVTLTTIFLGIFFLTLKNRTIATTQLGIGFMLLGVFETGYFLAAFLYHPIAAYHRWLTGGFILFALAHFTQFLLRFPGNSNQRIARWVLIVEHSVAAITVSLFIYFTYISEKIYHFTAHHWDFNAFDASRYLALVIGIFSIVGFIIVPTWRVVITKDKRRIALLMFNIGFLIAAIYPNISNILSRDGVMERSTYMTSNVILFLTAFSFLVIAFINNSAERTTFMVKIVGITLFTICLIMQALVYISSQEKDAEYDSLRMVNIERALENGVKSGDIEYAFHWDDSKESLNSSEYDPNKELNLKEIEADLQNVTTYEEIRNLKEEGFRRSLNSLLDRTHTYFGGYKRFIQKLMDEKKDLSDAELKKLILESAEQWNKRAFVSTNRLEAIVGGSFCKKGRDFVNALGDSEFGFKEEIFSHWSEDCLWDGKELDQTQIRSEVLRYFRYFKPSETRHYRRSKDGTGHYVAFMKFQPEKQQMSEVGFSYRLYRDFMHPTAVKQTGILLAVIFIVLALFPLFFKNSLVDPLNSLLSGVEKVNKGDLDVVVPVKVRDEIGFLADSFNAMVASIKQARRELQDYAENLEEKVRERTREVQEKMEEVQRLKVQQDGDYFLTSLLAKPLFYNANKSKLVSTDFIIRQKKQFEFRGKHSDLGGDICVTGNLRLGRPDSFKRYTVSMNGDAMGKSMQGAGGALVMGVVMNSILARSAANNRILDATPEQWLTEIYDEIHAVFKSFNGSMVISASLYLVEDETGKCWYFNAEHPYSVLYRDGKASFIEDGLTLRKLGLDSEFEFKVRSFQLKKGDIIILGSDGRDDVDLTPEETIRTINEDEMLFLRHVETAKANLEDIETEIRKTGELTDDLSLLKIEFQGEPKSDEIEEIFESSDHIDKALNTDSVYEDAKKMYKTGRLDEALELLKTGYMHDSANQRLNKLLGLLSFKGKDYNTAVEVLNNYLGTDPDLHEYWFYLSIANKKMGKYDHALTASLKLLEIDPNNISNMINLSDIYRLMEMYDRAEEYARKVLQKEPGNENAHKLIRLIERDR comes from the coding sequence ATGGGGTTAAATCCGATTTCTTGGGACCTTGTCCTTTTTAATTATTATTCGTTTGGAAGTTTATTGGTCACTTTGACCACCATATTCCTCGGGATTTTCTTTCTTACCCTAAAGAATAGGACCATAGCTACCACTCAGCTTGGGATTGGCTTTATGCTATTAGGCGTATTCGAGACCGGATACTTCTTAGCTGCCTTTTTATATCATCCGATTGCTGCGTATCACCGTTGGCTGACTGGTGGATTCATTCTTTTTGCTCTGGCTCATTTCACTCAGTTCTTACTTAGATTCCCAGGAAATAGCAACCAACGTATAGCAAGATGGGTCTTGATCGTAGAACATTCAGTTGCTGCGATCACTGTAAGTTTATTCATTTACTTCACTTATATTTCAGAGAAGATCTATCACTTCACTGCACACCATTGGGACTTTAATGCGTTTGATGCCAGTCGTTATCTTGCATTAGTGATCGGAATATTCTCTATTGTAGGTTTTATCATAGTACCTACTTGGAGAGTTGTGATCACAAAGGATAAGAGAAGGATCGCTCTTCTCATGTTCAATATTGGATTCTTGATCGCAGCAATTTATCCGAATATCTCTAACATTCTCAGTCGAGACGGAGTGATGGAACGTTCTACGTACATGACTTCGAACGTAATTCTATTCTTAACTGCGTTCTCATTCTTAGTAATCGCATTTATTAATAATAGTGCGGAACGAACTACCTTCATGGTTAAGATAGTGGGGATCACACTTTTCACGATCTGTTTGATCATGCAGGCTCTTGTTTATATCTCCAGCCAAGAAAAAGACGCGGAATATGATAGTTTGCGTATGGTGAATATCGAAAGGGCTTTGGAGAATGGAGTCAAATCGGGAGATATAGAGTATGCTTTCCATTGGGATGATTCCAAGGAAAGTTTGAATTCTTCCGAATATGATCCTAACAAAGAGTTAAACCTCAAGGAGATTGAGGCAGACTTACAGAACGTCACCACTTATGAGGAAATCAGAAATCTAAAGGAAGAAGGTTTTAGAAGATCCTTAAATTCACTTTTAGATCGAACTCATACTTATTTCGGCGGTTATAAACGTTTCATCCAAAAGTTAATGGATGAAAAGAAAGACCTCTCTGATGCAGAACTAAAAAAACTGATCTTAGAAAGCGCAGAGCAATGGAACAAACGTGCTTTCGTTTCTACGAACAGGCTCGAAGCGATTGTGGGAGGATCTTTCTGTAAAAAGGGAAGAGACTTCGTAAATGCTTTAGGAGATTCGGAGTTCGGCTTTAAAGAAGAAATTTTCTCCCATTGGTCGGAAGACTGTCTTTGGGATGGAAAGGAATTAGACCAAACACAGATCCGTTCCGAAGTTTTAAGATACTTCAGATATTTTAAACCAAGCGAAACCCGCCACTACAGAAGAAGTAAGGATGGAACAGGGCATTATGTTGCCTTTATGAAATTCCAACCTGAAAAACAACAAATGAGCGAGGTTGGATTCTCTTATAGATTATATAGAGATTTTATGCACCCAACTGCGGTGAAACAAACCGGGATCTTGCTCGCGGTGATCTTTATCGTTTTGGCATTATTTCCCCTCTTCTTCAAGAACAGCTTAGTAGATCCTTTGAATAGTCTTCTTTCCGGAGTGGAGAAGGTGAACAAAGGAGATCTAGACGTAGTGGTTCCAGTCAAGGTCCGAGATGAGATCGGATTTTTGGCGGACTCATTCAACGCGATGGTGGCTTCTATTAAACAAGCCAGAAGAGAACTGCAGGATTATGCAGAAAACCTGGAAGAAAAAGTTCGAGAAAGAACTAGAGAAGTTCAGGAGAAGATGGAGGAAGTCCAACGCCTGAAAGTGCAGCAGGACGGTGACTACTTCCTAACTTCATTACTAGCGAAGCCGCTTTTTTATAACGCGAACAAATCTAAATTGGTTTCTACCGATTTTATCATTCGCCAAAAGAAACAGTTCGAGTTCAGAGGAAAACATTCGGACCTGGGTGGGGATATCTGTGTAACCGGAAATCTAAGACTAGGACGTCCTGATTCTTTCAAACGTTATACTGTTTCCATGAACGGTGATGCAATGGGTAAATCCATGCAGGGTGCCGGTGGAGCGTTGGTGATGGGGGTTGTTATGAACTCCATTCTTGCACGTTCTGCGGCAAATAACCGGATCTTGGATGCAACTCCCGAGCAATGGTTAACTGAAATTTACGACGAGATCCACGCAGTATTCAAATCATTCAACGGTTCGATGGTAATCTCTGCCTCTCTTTATCTAGTAGAAGATGAAACCGGAAAATGTTGGTATTTCAATGCGGAACACCCTTACTCGGTTCTGTATAGAGATGGAAAAGCAAGTTTTATAGAAGATGGACTGACTCTTAGAAAATTAGGCCTGGATTCAGAGTTCGAATTTAAAGTAAGAAGTTTCCAACTTAAAAAAGGTGATATTATCATTCTTGGCTCGGACGGTAGAGACGATGTGGATCTGACTCCTGAGGAGACGATCCGAACCATCAACGAAGACGAGATGTTGTTTCTACGACATGTAGAAACTGCAAAAGCAAATCTGGAAGATATAGAAACCGAGATCCGTAAAACCGGAGAACTCACAGATGACCTTTCTCTTCTCAAGATAGAGTTTCAAGGAGAACCTAAGAGTGATGAGATCGAAGAAATTTTCGAATCTTCCGATCATATCGATAAGGCTTTAAATACGGATTCTGTTTATGAAGATGCTAAGAAGATGTATAAGACCGGGCGTTTGGACGAAGCATTAGAACTTCTGAAAACAGGTTATATGCACGACAGTGCCAACCAAAGGTTGAACAAACTTTTGGGACTTCTCAGCTTTAAAGGAAAAGATTATAATACTGCCGTCGAAGTTCTGAATAACTATCTTGGAACTGATCCGGATCTTCATGAGTATTGGTTCTATCTTTCCATCGCGAACAAAAAGATGGGTAAGTACGATCATGCTTTAACTGCGAGTTTGAAACTTTTGGAGATCGATCCAAACAATATTTCCAATATGATCAATCTATCCGATATCTATAGATTGATGGAAATGTATGATAGAGCGGAAGAATATGCTCGTAAGGTATTACAAAAAGAACCGGGGAACGAAAACGCTCATAAACTGATCCGTTTGATAGAGAGAGATCGTTGA
- a CDS encoding SpoIIE family protein phosphatase: MEISSILQNDVLLNYYSFGSLLSILAFLCTSLFFLFLKEKSSSTMHLALGALFFSFFCSGYFFAAFLYNPMAAYHRWLTVGFILPALIHLGQFLARYPGHANPKMNRNLTIGMYTVAAIGISYFYYITLSSPRKYHFTAHHWDFNAEKASSIIAVLIGLFVLISFLILPIYRMTKTKGRVRFAIGGFMGALLAGGVVPALTNILSRDGWIERSTYLTSIVLLMTLGIFLILVIFLNFSEEKTTFMVKIVGITFVTLMLIMQALVFISNQDKEAEYDTKSIVNMSRALEGGKQIPEMLYIVQWEGGSKNVDYSRYDNQYDLRLPQLEIDFKNTIIFEHMKLLAEEGFRNSVKKTLKDTHEYFSGYRASILKFLDDNPNLEGKELKTKLFDHLITLNTAVFVTSNKLDYIFPKEFCVDGRNYLKGVGNKGVIPFKEHLLQKWKEKDATCTFDEKDLLIGHLKAEVLLYFRPFQPALYRHYRKSLDEHQHFVTYIHYDVKKDVVSEVGYSYRKYREFMHPTAAKQTLILGLVLVVVFFVFPLFFRQSLVTPLNRLLSGVEKVNLGALDVEVKVDLKDEIGFLSDSFNGMVTSIRKARGELEDYAEHLATKVRERTRELSEKMEELQRLKVQQDGDYFLTSLLAKPLFYNANKSPRVSTDFILRQKKKFEFKGKHADLGGDLCVTGNLRLGKENDYKRYTFAMNGDAMGKSMQGAGGSLVMGVVVNSILARSAANDRVLDTTPSEFLTEIYKEMQSVFKSFNGSMVISGTFVVIEDDTGKFWYFNAEHPFSVMYRDGRAGFLETGLTLRKIGLDSEYEFKVHSGRLEPGDVLIVGSDGKDDLDLTPEKEVRTINEDEMLFLQMVEKGQGDLERIEEEVLKVGELTDDLSLLRIEYSPVASIETNGKDDEISDPFDWKFIYKKAKEDYMGGRLSEALGALEGLYKSDPQNTKVTKLLGLLSFKGKNYGKAVEVLNKYLGSDPDLVEYWYYLSLANRRIGRMDEAILAAKRMEELQPDNPMNLINLSDLYRQTEQFELALEYARLALEKDPEDENAQKLVRLIERDRKTS; this comes from the coding sequence ATGGAAATTTCTTCAATCTTACAAAACGATGTTCTGCTGAACTATTATTCTTTCGGAAGTTTGCTATCGATTTTAGCGTTTCTATGCACTTCCTTATTCTTTCTTTTCTTAAAGGAAAAATCCTCAAGCACAATGCATCTTGCATTGGGTGCTTTGTTTTTCTCCTTCTTCTGTTCAGGGTATTTTTTTGCGGCGTTCTTATACAACCCGATGGCCGCTTATCATAGATGGTTGACTGTCGGATTTATTTTACCGGCTCTCATTCACTTGGGTCAGTTTTTAGCCCGCTATCCGGGGCATGCAAATCCCAAAATGAACCGAAACCTCACGATCGGAATGTATACGGTTGCAGCGATCGGGATTTCTTATTTTTATTATATCACTCTTAGCTCTCCTCGGAAGTACCACTTCACCGCTCACCATTGGGACTTTAATGCAGAAAAGGCTTCTTCTATAATTGCCGTTTTGATCGGTCTATTCGTTTTGATCTCATTCTTGATCCTTCCGATCTATAGAATGACCAAAACTAAGGGAAGGGTTCGATTTGCGATCGGCGGTTTTATGGGAGCACTTCTTGCAGGTGGTGTAGTTCCCGCGCTCACAAATATTCTTAGCCGAGACGGATGGATTGAACGTTCTACCTATTTAACTTCTATCGTTCTTTTAATGACATTAGGGATCTTTTTGATCCTTGTAATCTTCTTAAATTTCAGCGAAGAAAAAACCACGTTCATGGTCAAGATTGTGGGTATCACTTTTGTGACATTGATGTTGATCATGCAAGCCTTGGTTTTTATCTCCAACCAAGATAAAGAAGCTGAATACGATACAAAAAGTATCGTGAACATGTCCAGAGCTCTCGAGGGTGGAAAGCAGATCCCTGAGATGTTGTATATCGTTCAGTGGGAAGGTGGATCCAAGAATGTGGATTATTCTCGCTATGATAATCAATACGACCTGAGACTTCCTCAATTAGAGATAGACTTTAAGAACACGATCATCTTCGAGCATATGAAACTTTTGGCGGAAGAAGGTTTTAGAAACTCAGTTAAAAAGACACTTAAAGATACTCACGAATATTTCAGCGGATACAGGGCTTCTATCCTGAAGTTTTTGGATGATAATCCGAATCTGGAAGGAAAAGAATTAAAAACAAAATTATTCGACCATCTAATTACTCTAAACACCGCAGTTTTCGTAACTTCTAATAAACTGGATTATATCTTCCCTAAAGAGTTCTGCGTGGACGGTAGAAATTATCTGAAAGGTGTGGGTAACAAAGGTGTTATTCCGTTCAAAGAGCATCTTCTTCAGAAATGGAAGGAGAAGGATGCGACTTGTACTTTTGATGAAAAGGATCTGTTGATCGGTCATTTAAAAGCAGAAGTACTTTTATATTTCCGTCCATTCCAACCTGCGTTGTATCGCCATTACAGAAAAAGTTTGGATGAACACCAACATTTCGTAACTTATATTCATTATGATGTGAAGAAGGATGTAGTCAGCGAAGTAGGTTATTCTTACCGCAAGTATAGAGAATTTATGCACCCGACTGCCGCGAAACAAACGTTGATCTTGGGTTTGGTTTTGGTCGTAGTATTCTTCGTATTCCCTTTATTCTTCCGCCAAAGTTTGGTGACTCCGCTCAATCGATTATTGTCCGGGGTGGAAAAAGTAAATTTAGGTGCCTTAGATGTTGAAGTGAAAGTAGACTTAAAGGATGAGATCGGATTTTTATCCGACTCCTTTAATGGCATGGTAACTTCTATCCGAAAAGCTAGAGGAGAACTCGAAGATTACGCGGAACATTTGGCAACTAAAGTAAGAGAAAGAACTAGGGAACTTTCTGAAAAGATGGAGGAGCTCCAACGTCTTAAAGTGCAACAAGATGGAGATTACTTCCTAACTTCTCTATTAGCAAAACCTCTTTTTTATAATGCGAACAAATCTCCAAGGGTAAGCACTGATTTTATTCTTCGCCAAAAGAAAAAATTTGAGTTCAAAGGTAAACACGCAGATTTAGGCGGAGACCTTTGTGTGACTGGAAACCTTCGTCTTGGAAAAGAGAACGACTATAAACGTTATACTTTCGCGATGAACGGAGATGCGATGGGTAAGTCCATGCAAGGAGCCGGAGGCTCTCTCGTCATGGGAGTTGTGGTTAACTCCATTCTTGCAAGATCCGCCGCGAACGATCGAGTGTTGGATACTACTCCTTCCGAATTTTTAACTGAAATTTATAAGGAGATGCAATCCGTTTTCAAATCCTTTAACGGATCTATGGTGATCTCAGGAACCTTTGTCGTAATCGAAGATGATACAGGTAAATTTTGGTATTTTAACGCAGAGCACCCATTCTCCGTAATGTATAGAGATGGAAGAGCAGGTTTCTTAGAGACAGGACTTACTCTCAGAAAGATCGGATTGGATTCGGAATACGAGTTTAAAGTCCATTCCGGAAGATTAGAACCTGGCGATGTATTGATCGTTGGTTCTGACGGTAAGGACGACTTGGATCTCACTCCTGAAAAAGAAGTACGCACTATCAATGAAGATGAGATGCTATTCTTACAAATGGTGGAAAAAGGACAAGGCGATCTGGAAAGAATCGAAGAGGAAGTCCTAAAAGTCGGAGAGTTAACTGATGACCTTTCTCTTCTTAGAATTGAATATTCTCCTGTTGCTTCCATAGAAACAAACGGAAAAGATGATGAGATCTCGGATCCATTCGATTGGAAGTTCATCTACAAAAAAGCAAAAGAAGATTATATGGGCGGCCGTTTGAGTGAGGCTCTTGGCGCGCTTGAAGGTCTATACAAATCGGATCCCCAAAATACGAAGGTAACCAAACTACTTGGACTCCTGAGCTTTAAAGGTAAAAATTACGGCAAAGCAGTAGAAGTTCTGAACAAGTATTTGGGATCAGACCCTGACTTAGTAGAATACTGGTATTATCTTTCTTTAGCGAATCGCAGGATCGGAAGAATGGACGAAGCCATCTTGGCCGCAAAAAGAATGGAGGAACTCCAACCGGATAACCCTATGAACCTGATCAATCTTTCCGATTTATATCGTCAGACGGAACAATTCGAATTAGCTTTAGAATATGCTCGTTTAGCTCTGGAGAAGGACCCGGAAGACGAGAACGCCCAGAAATTAGTAAGATTGATCGAAAGAGATAGAAAAACTTCTTAA
- the dcd gene encoding dCTP deaminase, with product MILTGKEIKKRLEKDIIIDPYSDNRLNPNSYNLRLHNELVRYTESPLDMKKSNPSENLIIPDSGLLLQPGVLYLGRTLEYTETHNLVPMLEGRSSIGRLGMYVHVTAGFGDVGFKGFWTLEISVIQPLVIYPNVEICQIFYHTVEGEITEYKSGKYQGNKGIQTSMLYKDFENGKY from the coding sequence ATGATTCTAACGGGTAAGGAAATTAAAAAAAGATTAGAGAAGGACATCATTATTGATCCTTACTCCGACAATAGATTAAATCCGAACTCGTATAATCTAAGGCTTCATAACGAATTGGTTCGTTATACAGAAAGTCCTTTGGATATGAAAAAATCCAATCCTTCCGAAAATCTGATCATACCTGATTCGGGACTACTCTTACAACCGGGAGTTCTATATCTTGGTAGAACCTTAGAATACACGGAAACACATAACCTGGTGCCGATGTTAGAAGGTCGTTCTTCCATCGGTAGATTAGGAATGTATGTGCATGTGACCGCAGGTTTCGGAGACGTAGGATTCAAAGGATTCTGGACACTCGAAATTTCGGTTATCCAACCTTTAGTCATCTATCCGAATGTGGAAATTTGCCAGATCTTCTATCACACTGTCGAAGGTGAGATCACGGAATATAAATCAGGCAAATACCAAGGCAATAAAGGTATCCAAACCTCTATGTTATATAAGGATTTCGAGAACGGAAAATATTAA
- a CDS encoding enoyl-CoA hydratase/isomerase family protein, with protein MSETVLYSIEDYTCIISLNRPEKRNAISRELLYQLMSHIERASKDPKIRALVLRGEGSVFCAGADLKERADMSEKEVHKFLDQVGKCFLALENLPFPTIAALDGDAYGGGLEMALCCDFILMSAEAKVGLTETGLGIIPGAGGTQRLPRRVGKTKALELILTASVIDAQTALDIQLANSVWHDSAFMAGKKLATLLSEKAPISLRLAKEAIREGEGKDIQTALKIERKHYNKTLKTEDRIEALKAFREKRKPEFKGK; from the coding sequence ATGAGCGAGACTGTTCTTTATTCCATCGAAGATTATACGTGCATAATCAGTTTAAATCGACCCGAAAAACGAAACGCGATTTCTAGAGAATTACTCTATCAGCTTATGTCTCATATAGAAAGAGCAAGCAAGGACCCAAAAATCCGCGCTCTAGTACTCAGAGGAGAAGGTTCCGTATTCTGCGCAGGAGCCGACCTGAAAGAAAGAGCGGATATGTCTGAGAAAGAAGTACATAAATTTCTGGACCAAGTAGGGAAATGTTTTCTGGCTCTGGAGAATCTTCCCTTTCCAACGATCGCTGCTTTGGATGGAGATGCGTACGGCGGCGGATTAGAAATGGCTCTATGCTGCGATTTCATTCTGATGAGCGCGGAAGCAAAAGTGGGTCTCACCGAAACTGGACTTGGCATTATTCCGGGTGCAGGTGGAACCCAAAGACTTCCACGTAGAGTAGGAAAAACAAAAGCATTAGAACTTATTTTGACTGCTTCTGTGATAGATGCACAAACCGCGTTGGATATCCAACTTGCAAATTCAGTATGGCATGACTCGGCATTTATGGCCGGAAAAAAATTGGCTACCTTGCTTTCTGAAAAGGCCCCTATCTCCTTAAGACTCGCTAAAGAAGCAATTAGAGAAGGAGAAGGAAAAGATATACAAACTGCCTTAAAGATAGAGAGGAAACATTATAATAAAACGTTAAAAACAGAGGATAGGATAGAAGCCTTAAAGGCTTTCCGAGAAAAAAGAAAACCGGAATTTAAAGGAAAATAG
- a CDS encoding LIC10067 family putative lipoprotein → MRFQIQILAIILSLFLFGLACSNSKDSDLASQLGLGNPVITEIDPPSGSPPIGTTVGTTVTIKGRLFSADKNLTTVKFNGVSASVLSATSTEIVTVVPAGASTGTLFVTKEGPVICDENNGDTATNCYGRKFYIDCYKSSDNLYGEELGVTYPDSKTFAISGQTGTKALRIDLNPDGPTNVKIACETYLIYSKFSKTCTRTDVGTFSDTNTWVFEPTLTFSSYYTVQMFVTAGKGNCTVSFP, encoded by the coding sequence ATGCGATTTCAGATTCAGATCTTAGCTATTATTTTATCTCTATTTCTCTTTGGACTTGCTTGTTCTAACAGCAAGGACTCGGACCTCGCCAGCCAATTAGGTTTGGGGAATCCAGTGATCACAGAAATTGACCCTCCTAGTGGATCTCCTCCAATCGGAACAACCGTAGGGACAACAGTCACTATTAAGGGCCGTTTATTCTCTGCGGATAAAAACTTAACAACGGTTAAATTTAATGGGGTGTCCGCAAGCGTTCTGAGTGCTACTAGTACTGAGATTGTCACTGTGGTTCCTGCTGGAGCTTCTACCGGAACATTGTTTGTGACTAAGGAAGGGCCTGTTATCTGTGATGAGAATAACGGAGACACGGCTACTAATTGTTACGGTAGGAAGTTCTACATAGATTGTTATAAGTCTTCCGACAATCTGTATGGCGAAGAATTAGGAGTTACTTATCCTGATTCTAAAACTTTTGCAATTTCAGGTCAAACAGGGACTAAAGCGCTTCGGATCGATTTGAACCCGGACGGGCCTACCAATGTTAAGATCGCCTGTGAAACCTATCTCATTTATTCTAAGTTTTCCAAGACCTGTACTAGGACGGATGTTGGAACTTTTTCAGATACGAATACCTGGGTATTTGAACCTACCTTGACCTTCTCCAGTTATTATACAGTCCAGATGTTCGTTACTGCAGGAAAGGGGAACTGTACGGTGTCTTTTCCTTAA
- a CDS encoding VOC family protein: MIIVEGIDYIVIPTGDIEASVKFYSELFDFETIEEKGNEFAIIGLDSVNIKLLNTNGVKSSLTEVKSPVLSFVLDVDDFTEAIVELESKSVQIVRGPETRDGGEFLHFLDPSGNILEINYKED; the protein is encoded by the coding sequence ATGATCATCGTAGAAGGAATCGATTATATTGTAATACCTACCGGGGATATAGAAGCCTCTGTAAAATTCTATTCCGAACTATTTGATTTCGAGACGATCGAGGAAAAAGGAAACGAATTCGCAATCATCGGTTTGGATTCTGTGAACATTAAACTCCTCAATACCAACGGAGTTAAAAGTTCTTTAACCGAAGTTAAATCCCCTGTCCTCAGTTTCGTATTGGATGTGGATGATTTTACCGAAGCGATCGTAGAACTCGAGTCTAAGTCAGTTCAAATCGTAAGAGGACCAGAAACCAGAGACGGAGGAGAATTCCTTCATTTCTTGGATCCGTCCGGTAATATTTTAGAGATCAATTACAAAGAAGATTAA
- a CDS encoding NAD(P)-binding protein: MSEDRFSRKVFLSTLAFCAALLGIGSYFRFRKRKIQGSILGPDRETGHRLRQVRTDFSPTSRIKTKVLIAGGGISGLSSGYYLSQFGISDYLILDLEKEAGGNSRYSKTNSLKYPWGAHYLPQPGPESVLVRKFLEENGLVEGKDSNGNPIYPEKYLCFDPEERLFYQGRWQAGLVPRRSGEPDSQELSFRKIINSWQNKRGRDGQKAFCIPIDRSSRDPEILKLDRITFSDYLKSLGIQSPEILWYADYCTRDDYGGNSDNISAWAGLHYFCSRLREDEDSPPVLTWPEGNGFLLELLQKPSKDKIKTSTLVERIRKNSGSWEINAYDVKEKKDILIKADQVIYALPSFTRKYILGEKDAFLQRLEYSPWLVANLFVDELPQGKGHPPAWENVIYKSKSLGYVVSTHQDLRALRPQSVLTYYLAFGEKDTLSARRSILPKTWESWKEEILSDLKRPHPNIESLVTRIDIMTHAHAMIRPVPGFLWGGEREELAKSESGIHFAHCDLSGISIFEEALYRGFEASKKVQTFAKRS; encoded by the coding sequence ATGTCCGAAGATCGTTTTTCCAGAAAAGTATTCCTTTCCACATTAGCATTTTGCGCGGCCTTATTAGGGATAGGTTCTTATTTCAGATTTAGAAAAAGAAAGATACAAGGAAGTATCTTAGGTCCGGACAGAGAAACTGGTCATAGACTCAGGCAAGTAAGAACGGACTTTTCTCCTACAAGTAGAATCAAAACAAAGGTGCTCATTGCGGGAGGAGGGATCTCAGGACTTTCTTCGGGATACTATCTATCTCAATTCGGGATCTCAGATTATTTGATCTTAGATCTGGAAAAAGAAGCAGGAGGCAATTCCAGATACTCCAAAACAAATTCCTTAAAATATCCTTGGGGCGCACATTATCTTCCTCAACCAGGGCCTGAGTCAGTATTAGTTCGTAAATTTTTAGAAGAGAATGGATTGGTCGAAGGTAAAGACTCAAATGGAAATCCAATCTATCCGGAAAAGTATCTATGTTTTGATCCAGAAGAAAGACTTTTTTACCAAGGAAGATGGCAAGCAGGTTTGGTTCCCAGAAGGAGCGGAGAACCTGATTCTCAAGAATTATCATTTCGTAAAATTATAAACTCTTGGCAGAACAAAAGAGGAAGAGACGGACAAAAAGCATTTTGTATTCCGATAGATCGCTCTTCTAGAGATCCTGAAATTTTGAAACTAGATAGGATCACTTTTTCTGATTATCTAAAATCATTAGGGATCCAATCACCTGAAATTCTATGGTATGCGGATTATTGTACTCGAGATGATTACGGTGGGAATTCCGACAATATCTCCGCTTGGGCAGGACTTCACTATTTCTGTTCACGTTTGAGAGAAGATGAAGATTCCCCTCCAGTTCTAACCTGGCCGGAGGGAAACGGATTCCTGTTGGAGCTCCTACAAAAGCCTTCTAAAGATAAGATCAAAACTTCTACGCTTGTGGAAAGAATTCGTAAGAACTCAGGAAGCTGGGAAATTAACGCGTATGATGTGAAAGAAAAGAAAGATATTCTGATCAAAGCGGATCAAGTGATCTATGCTCTACCTTCTTTCACCAGAAAATATATTTTGGGAGAGAAAGACGCATTCCTGCAAAGATTGGAGTATTCTCCTTGGCTGGTTGCAAATTTATTCGTGGATGAACTACCTCAAGGAAAGGGCCATCCGCCTGCTTGGGAAAATGTAATTTATAAGAGCAAATCTCTCGGCTATGTTGTATCCACACACCAAGATCTACGAGCGCTCAGGCCCCAATCAGTTCTTACTTATTATCTTGCTTTTGGAGAAAAAGATACTCTTTCTGCAAGAAGGTCCATTCTTCCTAAAACCTGGGAGAGTTGGAAAGAAGAGATACTCTCCGATCTGAAAAGACCCCATCCAAATATAGAAAGTTTGGTTACTCGAATCGATATCATGACTCATGCACATGCAATGATACGCCCTGTTCCGGGTTTTCTTTGGGGAGGAGAAAGAGAGGAACTGGCAAAATCTGAGTCCGGAATTCATTTCGCTCATTGCGACCTAAGTGGTATTTCCATTTTTGAAGAAGCTTTGTATAGAGGATTCGAAGCTTCTAAAAAAGTCCAAACCTTTGCCAAGAGAAGTTGA